One stretch of Blastocatellia bacterium DNA includes these proteins:
- a CDS encoding DRTGG domain-containing protein, with protein MTLKKVVDALNLVVRTGETLLDRPVRGGYAGDLLSDVLAHARQGNVWITLQTHTNIVAVASAKELCGIIIVNGRTPDEETLRKADEEQIPVMITPLSTYDVICRLCELGVKNDARI; from the coding sequence ATGACGCTGAAAAAGGTCGTTGACGCGCTGAATCTGGTCGTGAGAACCGGCGAGACCCTGCTCGACCGCCCGGTGAGAGGCGGTTATGCCGGGGACTTGCTGAGCGATGTGCTGGCTCATGCCCGGCAAGGGAATGTGTGGATTACGCTTCAGACACACACCAACATCGTGGCGGTGGCAAGCGCAAAAGAGCTATGTGGAATCATCATCGTCAATGGAAGAACGCCGGACGAAGAAACGCTGCGCAAAGCGGACGAGGAACAGATTCCTGTCATGATCACCCCGCTCTCGACCTACGATGTGATTTGTCGGTTGTGCGAGCTGGGAGTCAAGAACGATGCGAGAATTTAA
- a CDS encoding CBS domain-containing protein: MKKDKVNQVFRVGRTQELIYELKVEQAMTRKVVTVEPENTMEDVRRLLKEHRISGTPVTKDGDLVGIVSIEDLIRSLCKGRIHEPVKQWMSTSIVTLHSDEPLIRAVEKFERYGYGRFPVIDRRTRKLVGILTKVDIIRCLLRRLEINYHERELQHYKPSHWFTDLPSDRTAIVLRYYVEGGNFQKAGEASSRLKRNLKKLGVSPDAARRITIASYEAEMNIVIFTPGGQLTATIEPGKVTVEAMDRGPGIADVELAMQPGYSTAPDWVRELGFGAGMGLPNIKNCSDEMKIDSKVGEGTTLQFTVFT; encoded by the coding sequence ATGAAGAAGGATAAGGTCAACCAGGTCTTCCGAGTGGGAAGAACGCAAGAACTGATCTACGAGTTGAAGGTCGAGCAAGCCATGACCCGAAAGGTGGTTACGGTCGAGCCTGAGAATACCATGGAGGACGTCCGCCGCCTCCTCAAAGAACATCGCATCTCGGGCACACCGGTGACGAAAGACGGGGACCTGGTGGGAATCGTCAGCATCGAGGATCTTATCCGTTCCCTTTGCAAAGGACGTATTCATGAGCCGGTAAAGCAGTGGATGAGCACGAGCATCGTGACGCTCCATAGTGATGAGCCCTTGATTCGTGCCGTCGAGAAATTTGAGCGATATGGCTACGGGCGATTCCCCGTCATTGACCGGAGGACACGGAAACTGGTCGGCATTTTGACAAAAGTAGACATTATCCGTTGCCTGCTCCGACGCCTGGAGATCAACTACCATGAGCGAGAGCTTCAGCATTACAAACCGAGCCATTGGTTCACAGACCTCCCCTCCGATCGAACGGCCATTGTGCTGCGATATTACGTTGAAGGAGGAAATTTCCAGAAGGCGGGAGAGGCCAGCAGCCGATTGAAACGCAATCTGAAGAAGCTGGGAGTTTCGCCTGACGCGGCTCGCCGCATCACCATCGCCTCCTATGAAGCGGAGATGAACATCGTCATCTTTACGCCAGGGGGCCAACTGACCGCCACCATTGAGCCGGGAAAGGTTACCGTTGAGGCGATGGATCGCGGCCCTGGCATCGCCGATGTGGAGCTGGCCATGCAACCGGGCTATTCCACGGCGCCGGATTGGGTTCGTGAACTTGGCTTCGGAGCGGGTATGGGGCTGCCCAACATCAAAAACTGCTCCGACGAGATGAAAATTGATTCAAAGGTCGGAGAGGGGACGACTCTTCAATTCACGGTCTTCACATGA
- the nuoF gene encoding NADH-quinone oxidoreductase subunit NuoF — translation MAARRLELMLCTGTGCVAGGSYRIKRALEEEIARHGLQEEISLVPTGCNGFCGQGPLLVVMPERIFYGWLKTEDIPFLVEEHFLKGRPVKKLMFTPPERREPIPLLSDIPFFKKQMLIVLRNKGIIDPEKIDDYIARDGYTALEKVLTSMTPEEVIEEIIRSGLRGRGGAGFPTGIKWKVCRNEPKTPKYVICNCDEGDPGAYMDRSVFESDPHSVIEGQTIAAYAIGASHGYIYVRTEYPLAIKRMQKAIEQAREYGLLGENILGTGFSFDLEIREGSGAFVCGEETSLIHSIEGKSPEPRQRPPFPAQVGIWGCPTVINNVETLATVPVIINRGAEWFSKIGTETSKGTKIFSLVGKINNTGLIEVPMGITLREIIYEIGGGIPGNRKFKAVQTGGPSGGCIPASLIDLPIDYESLTQAGSMMGSGGMIVMDEDTCMVDVAKFFIQFTNDESCGKCTVCRDGSAALLEVLTRITDGEGREGDIEFLEELAWAIKDASMCGLGTTLPNPVLTTIRYFRDEYEAHIRERRCPAKVCKNLIAYWIDPQLCQACLICKRECPAEAIYGEKHTVHVIDQSRCTKCGTCLDVCPPRFGAVKKLSGEPIPPVERGMRVERKKKTATPTQEQLSA, via the coding sequence ATGGCTGCCAGAAGACTCGAACTGATGCTCTGCACCGGCACCGGCTGTGTCGCTGGTGGATCATACCGGATCAAGAGAGCTTTAGAAGAAGAGATCGCCCGGCACGGCCTTCAGGAGGAGATCTCTTTAGTGCCCACCGGCTGTAATGGCTTTTGCGGTCAAGGGCCACTGCTCGTGGTGATGCCGGAAAGGATCTTCTACGGTTGGCTCAAGACCGAAGACATCCCGTTTCTCGTCGAGGAGCATTTTTTGAAGGGGAGGCCGGTCAAAAAGCTCATGTTCACGCCCCCCGAGAGGAGAGAGCCCATACCGTTGCTGAGCGATATTCCTTTCTTCAAAAAACAGATGCTCATTGTGCTGCGCAACAAGGGAATCATTGACCCGGAGAAAATTGATGATTACATCGCACGGGACGGTTACACGGCACTCGAAAAAGTGCTCACCTCGATGACCCCGGAGGAGGTGATTGAGGAGATCATCAGGTCAGGCCTCAGAGGTCGCGGCGGGGCCGGCTTCCCCACGGGCATAAAATGGAAAGTATGCCGCAACGAACCGAAAACGCCGAAGTATGTGATCTGCAACTGCGACGAGGGCGATCCCGGAGCGTATATGGATCGCAGCGTGTTTGAATCCGATCCCCATTCGGTGATCGAGGGCCAGACGATTGCCGCCTACGCCATCGGTGCCTCACACGGCTACATCTATGTGCGCACGGAATACCCGCTGGCCATTAAGCGAATGCAGAAGGCCATCGAGCAAGCGCGCGAGTATGGGCTGCTGGGCGAGAATATTCTTGGTACCGGTTTCTCCTTTGATCTGGAGATCCGGGAAGGTTCAGGCGCATTCGTTTGCGGAGAAGAAACCTCGCTCATTCACTCGATCGAGGGAAAAAGTCCCGAGCCCCGCCAGCGTCCCCCCTTCCCCGCCCAGGTGGGGATCTGGGGCTGTCCGACCGTCATCAACAATGTTGAAACACTCGCCACCGTTCCCGTCATCATCAACCGAGGCGCCGAATGGTTCTCGAAGATCGGGACCGAGACAAGCAAAGGGACGAAAATCTTCTCATTGGTAGGCAAGATCAACAACACCGGTTTGATCGAAGTACCCATGGGCATCACTCTGCGCGAAATCATTTACGAAATCGGCGGGGGCATCCCCGGCAATCGCAAATTCAAAGCCGTTCAGACGGGGGGACCGTCGGGCGGATGTATCCCGGCGAGCCTGATTGATCTGCCGATTGATTACGAGAGCCTCACACAGGCCGGCTCGATGATGGGATCGGGTGGCATGATCGTCATGGATGAAGACACGTGCATGGTGGATGTGGCCAAGTTCTTCATCCAGTTCACCAACGACGAATCCTGCGGCAAGTGCACCGTCTGCCGTGATGGAAGTGCTGCCCTGCTGGAGGTGCTGACGCGGATCACCGATGGAGAGGGTCGGGAAGGAGACATCGAATTTCTGGAAGAACTCGCCTGGGCCATCAAGGACGCCTCGATGTGCGGCCTCGGTACGACGCTTCCCAATCCCGTTCTCACCACCATCCGATACTTCCGCGACGAATACGAGGCGCACATCCGTGAGAGACGCTGTCCGGCCAAAGTATGCAAGAATCTCATCGCCTACTGGATTGACCCGCAACTGTGCCAGGCGTGCTTGATCTGCAAGCGAGAATGTCCCGCGGAGGCCATTTACGGTGAGAAGCATACCGTTCACGTCATTGATCAAAGCCGTTGCACCAAGTGCGGCACCTGTCTGGACGTCTGCCCGCCGCGGTTCGGTGCGGTGAAGAAACTTTCGGGCGAGCCGATCCCACCCGTTGAACGGGGAATGAGAGTGGAGCGCAAAAAGAAAACCGCCACACCCACGCAAGAACAATTGTCCGCGTGA
- a CDS encoding PHP domain-containing protein, whose translation MREFKADLHIHTCLSPCADLEMSPRQIVSAAKRRGLDVIGICDHNSAENVPAVARNAAREGITVIGGMEVTSREEVHILALFDKDDDLFSLQEIVYEHLHGTNDEKLYGEQVIVNEEEEIIGFSNRLLIGATELTTERLVDLIHERDGLAIAAHVDREGFGIIGQLGFIPEGLPLDALELADPTKRAHIPLKNRLPFITSSDAHKLEDVGRRTTTFLMKTVTLQELRRCLSGEEGRIVRI comes from the coding sequence ATGCGAGAATTTAAGGCCGATCTCCATATTCACACCTGCTTGTCACCGTGCGCCGATCTGGAGATGTCCCCACGCCAGATCGTGAGCGCGGCCAAGCGAAGAGGTCTCGATGTGATCGGCATCTGCGATCATAATTCGGCCGAGAACGTTCCCGCCGTGGCAAGAAATGCCGCCCGCGAAGGCATCACCGTCATCGGCGGGATGGAAGTGACGTCCAGGGAAGAAGTACATATCCTCGCCTTGTTTGACAAGGATGACGACCTGTTCTCCCTTCAAGAAATCGTCTATGAGCATCTTCACGGAACGAACGATGAGAAGCTCTACGGAGAACAGGTAATCGTCAACGAGGAGGAAGAGATCATCGGCTTTAGCAACCGGCTTCTCATCGGGGCAACCGAACTCACGACGGAAAGGCTCGTTGACTTGATCCACGAGCGTGACGGCTTGGCCATCGCAGCTCATGTGGATAGAGAGGGCTTCGGCATCATCGGGCAGCTTGGCTTTATTCCCGAAGGCTTGCCCCTCGATGCTCTGGAGCTGGCCGATCCAACGAAACGGGCACATATTCCGCTCAAGAACCGTCTTCCCTTCATCACCTCCTCCGACGCCCACAAACTGGAGGATGTGGGAAGGAGAACAACGACATTTCTGATGAAAACGGTGACCCTACAGGAACTGAGGCGGTGTCTCTCCGGCGAAGAAGGGCGCATAGTGAGGATCTAG
- a CDS encoding (2Fe-2S) ferredoxin domain-containing protein has protein sequence MARLTLDELRRKRAEAQKSIYLREGEFRGKIIVHMGTCGIAAGARAIVSAFLEELEKSGVKDIMITTSGCAGLCSKEPMATVEMLNSPPVRYVELTPEKAREIFQAHIIGGTAVAEYALGIGSERGG, from the coding sequence ATGGCCAGGCTAACGCTGGATGAACTCAGAAGAAAACGAGCCGAGGCGCAAAAGAGCATCTATCTCCGGGAAGGCGAGTTTCGAGGCAAGATCATTGTGCATATGGGCACCTGCGGCATTGCTGCCGGAGCCCGCGCCATCGTCTCGGCCTTCCTGGAGGAGCTGGAAAAAAGCGGAGTGAAGGACATCATGATCACGACCTCCGGGTGTGCGGGACTTTGCTCGAAGGAACCGATGGCCACGGTCGAAATGCTGAATTCGCCGCCTGTCAGATACGTGGAACTGACCCCGGAGAAGGCGAGGGAGATTTTCCAGGCGCATATTATCGGGGGGACGGCTGTGGCCGAATACGCCCTTGGAATAGGTTCCGAGAGAGGGGGATAA